The Lutibacter sp. A64 genome segment TACATACAAAACTATTGAAGTTGCTGTTGGCGATGCGCTTTATAAAGAGAAGGGAAGTAAATTTATAGGGTATGTTTTTCCAATTACTTCAGAAGAAGATGCAAAAAAACATATTGAGGAGTTAAAGAAAAAACACCATGCAGCACGGCATTGGTGTTATTCTTGGCAAATAGGTGTTGGAGATATTAGTTATAGAGCTAATGATGATGGAGAGCCAAATAATTCTGCAGGTCAACCTATTTACGGACAAATTTTATCAAAAGATCTAACCAATGTTTTAGTGGCTGTAGTACGTTATTTTGGAGGTACTAAATTAGGTGTAGGAGGTTTAATTAGCGCCTATAAAACTACCGCTAAATTAATTTTAGAAGAAGCGGTAATTGTAACAAAAACCATCGATGTTTTTTATCAACTTATTTTTGAATATAAAGATATGAATAAGGTAATGCGTATTGTTAAAGAGCAAAACCTTTTAATAGTAAATCAAAAAATGGAACTGAATTGTGATTTTCTAATTTCTGTTAGAAAAAAGAATGCATCAAAGGTTCAACAATTATTTTTAGATTTACGATGTTTAAAAATTAAAGAAGTTACAGCATAGTATTTATTTTATCTAATAAATATTTTGGAATTCGAGTTGGTCGGTTAGTTTTCATGTTTACAAAAACTAAAACAGCAGTTGCAGTTGTTAATAATTCATTTTGCTGATTTGTTATTTCGAATTTAAATTCTATTCTAGCGGTTGGTATTTTTGCTAAAGTTGTTTTTAGAGTTAAAACATCATCGTATTTTGCAGGCTTTAAATAATTTGTATTTAGATTAATTACAGGTAACATAATACCATCTTCTTCCATTTTTTTGTATGAAATACCTAGTTTTCTAAGCCACTCTGTACGTCCCATCTCAAAATAAGCAGCATAATTACCATGATATG includes the following:
- a CDS encoding IMPACT family protein, with the translated sequence MDLEKDTYKTIEVAVGDALYKEKGSKFIGYVFPITSEEDAKKHIEELKKKHHAARHWCYSWQIGVGDISYRANDDGEPNNSAGQPIYGQILSKDLTNVLVAVVRYFGGTKLGVGGLISAYKTTAKLILEEAVIVTKTIDVFYQLIFEYKDMNKVMRIVKEQNLLIVNQKMELNCDFLISVRKKNASKVQQLFLDLRCLKIKEVTA
- a CDS encoding acyl-CoA thioesterase, giving the protein MISDKIEFRVRYGETDQMSYAYHGNYAAYFEMGRTEWLRKLGISYKKMEEDGIMLPVINLNTNYLKPAKYDDVLTLKTTLAKIPTARIEFKFEITNQQNELLTTATAVLVFVNMKTNRPTRIPKYLLDKINTML